Proteins co-encoded in one Leptospira levettii genomic window:
- a CDS encoding M16 family metallopeptidase, producing the protein MKKRILILLILCLSPLFSREMGEFVKDIQIKPLQFDVPGITSSTNPSGVEVFSLKNSEFPIVYADILIYHGKKHLGSRPVEIARILEDTWELSGSKTYPKEKFLETLEFYGASFSVSVDYEKTIVSLSYLKKTESIVLPVMQSFFQNPNLDETLLKVTKGKLTEEINRRNDNPSALGSRKAKEAMFRGTIAGTSMKKENINSVSMDELLTFQSQILSESKRRLLITGDFDLKSWDGFFLNLPKTIQSKDEMITPSILSENVTKEGKDIRLVTKDVNQTFISMMGVLPEHNHPDFYAIQVLNYIIGGGGFNSYYMREIRNNRGLAYSAGSNTDFQENYGTIQFYAMTKSESAKDVLSLMKELIQPKLINSLTEEELLRAKNAIINQFVFQFEDDKRTLSSEVRRRDHKMPEGYLQNFRKEIEKVTLADLKRVGNLYFQSDKMITTIVGPKSLTSFWKGSVKVLQPED; encoded by the coding sequence ATGAAGAAACGAATCCTAATTTTACTGATCCTTTGTCTCTCTCCCTTGTTTTCTCGCGAAATGGGAGAATTTGTAAAAGATATCCAGATCAAACCTTTACAATTCGATGTTCCAGGAATTACTTCCTCTACAAATCCTTCAGGTGTAGAAGTATTTTCCTTAAAGAATTCAGAATTTCCTATCGTATATGCAGATATTTTGATTTACCATGGAAAAAAACATTTAGGGTCTCGCCCTGTCGAAATTGCGAGAATCTTGGAAGATACTTGGGAATTGTCTGGTTCCAAAACATATCCAAAAGAAAAGTTTTTAGAAACCCTCGAATTTTACGGGGCATCTTTTTCTGTTTCAGTGGATTATGAAAAAACGATCGTAAGTCTTTCTTATTTAAAGAAAACCGAGTCGATTGTATTACCAGTGATGCAATCATTTTTCCAGAATCCAAATTTGGATGAAACTTTACTAAAAGTCACAAAAGGAAAGTTAACGGAAGAGATCAATCGAAGGAATGATAATCCTTCTGCTTTAGGAAGTAGGAAAGCAAAAGAAGCAATGTTTCGCGGGACCATTGCCGGCACTTCCATGAAAAAAGAAAATATAAATTCTGTTAGTATGGATGAACTACTTACTTTTCAATCTCAGATCCTTTCTGAATCAAAAAGAAGGTTACTCATCACGGGTGATTTTGATTTAAAATCTTGGGATGGATTTTTTTTGAATCTACCAAAAACGATTCAATCAAAAGACGAAATGATCACTCCTTCTATTTTAAGTGAGAATGTTACAAAAGAGGGTAAGGACATTCGTTTGGTAACAAAAGATGTAAACCAAACTTTTATCTCCATGATGGGAGTTTTACCAGAACACAACCATCCTGATTTTTATGCGATTCAAGTATTAAATTATATCATCGGGGGCGGGGGGTTTAACTCGTATTATATGAGAGAAATCCGAAACAATAGAGGACTCGCTTATTCCGCAGGCAGTAATACTGATTTTCAAGAAAATTATGGAACCATCCAATTTTATGCCATGACAAAATCAGAATCTGCAAAAGATGTTTTGTCTTTAATGAAAGAACTCATCCAACCAAAACTCATCAATTCTCTCACGGAAGAAGAATTGTTACGTGCAAAAAATGCCATCATCAATCAGTTTGTGTTTCAATTTGAAGATGATAAACGAACACTATCAAGTGAAGTGAGAAGGCGTGATCACAAAATGCCGGAAGGATACTTACAAAACTTTCGTAAAGAAATTGAAAAAGTAACCCTTGCAGACTTAAAACGAGTGGGAAATCTTTATTTCCAATCGGATAAAATGATCACAACCATAGTTGGTCCAAAATCACTGACAAGTTTTTGGAAAGGTTCAGTGAAAGTTTTACAACCAGAAGATTGA
- a CDS encoding M16 family metallopeptidase, whose protein sequence is MMSKLRIFFLCFLLQFLPLFSEDSFFGTSESQFREKIKTIQLENGLTVVMMKRGTSPTVALYIKFLVGAVDETPEEAGTAHLLEHMLFKGTKYVGTSDYQKEEKYQKQIEVWGTELDNLKLQRRDLLTRGEMVPTSLESEIETLNRRLKNLIQLQDEFIVKNEDSYIYEQNGEVGFNAYTSQDVTNYQIQLPNNRIEIWAKIESDRLKDPILREYYTERDVVIEERRMRTDDSGAGVLREKFFSLAFESHPYRKPVIGYSTGLPFLKIDETKEFFKKHYTPDRMVISIVGQFDMEETESIIRKYFSDLKPGKPRPNYKVEEKSFPGEKRFKVYHPSGSQMMMGWLKPPYPHKDNSSFDVLSTILTSGTGSRLYKRLVLEEKLVLSIGAANGYPGERYQNYFVFFIKPNEGANIEKIESIIWEEINRIKENGIPKEELDKVKNQMVSDFIKTLDENGTIADLLSYYQLLYGDWSGLFKQYQTIMNASSSEIQSLIPKYLTKENVVIGVLEDVRKK, encoded by the coding sequence ATGATGTCGAAATTACGAATCTTTTTCCTTTGTTTCCTTCTACAATTTTTACCTCTTTTTTCAGAGGATTCTTTTTTTGGAACTTCCGAGTCCCAATTCCGCGAAAAAATCAAAACCATCCAATTAGAAAATGGACTGACGGTTGTGATGATGAAACGAGGAACTTCGCCGACAGTTGCACTTTATATCAAATTTTTGGTGGGAGCTGTGGATGAAACGCCTGAAGAAGCAGGGACCGCACATTTATTGGAACATATGCTCTTCAAAGGAACAAAATATGTTGGCACATCTGACTACCAAAAAGAAGAAAAATACCAAAAACAAATCGAAGTTTGGGGAACTGAGCTCGACAATTTAAAATTACAAAGAAGGGATTTGTTAACAAGAGGGGAGATGGTTCCCACTTCTTTGGAATCTGAAATCGAAACATTAAATCGAAGGTTAAAAAATCTCATCCAATTACAAGATGAGTTCATCGTGAAAAATGAAGATTCTTATATTTATGAACAAAATGGAGAAGTTGGATTTAATGCTTACACCTCGCAAGATGTAACCAATTACCAAATCCAATTACCAAACAACAGAATCGAAATCTGGGCAAAAATTGAATCCGACCGATTAAAGGATCCAATCTTACGTGAATATTATACAGAACGTGATGTTGTCATTGAAGAAAGAAGGATGAGAACTGATGATAGTGGAGCAGGTGTTTTGCGAGAAAAGTTTTTTTCTTTAGCATTTGAAAGCCATCCATACCGAAAACCTGTGATTGGTTATTCCACTGGACTTCCTTTTCTCAAAATTGATGAAACTAAGGAATTTTTCAAAAAACATTATACTCCAGACAGAATGGTGATTTCCATTGTGGGCCAATTTGATATGGAAGAAACGGAATCAATCATCCGTAAATATTTTTCCGATCTAAAACCTGGTAAACCAAGACCCAATTACAAAGTTGAGGAAAAATCATTTCCTGGTGAAAAACGGTTTAAGGTATACCATCCCTCTGGTAGCCAAATGATGATGGGTTGGTTAAAACCACCTTATCCTCATAAAGATAATTCCAGTTTTGATGTTCTCTCTACAATCTTAACTTCTGGTACTGGTTCAAGACTTTATAAACGTTTGGTTTTGGAAGAAAAGTTAGTGCTGAGCATTGGTGCTGCCAACGGTTACCCTGGCGAACGATACCAAAATTATTTCGTTTTTTTCATTAAGCCAAATGAAGGTGCAAATATTGAAAAAATAGAGTCCATCATTTGGGAAGAAATCAACCGAATTAAAGAAAACGGAATTCCAAAAGAGGAATTGGATAAGGTAAAAAACCAAATGGTATCTGATTTTATCAAAACATTAGATGAAAATGGAACAATTGCGGACTTATTAAGTTATTATCAGCTGTTATATGGAGATTGGTCAGGGTTATTCAAACAATACCAAACCATTATGAATGCATCAAGCAGTGAAATCCAATCTTTGATTCCCAAATACCTAACGAAAGAAAATGTAGTCATCGGTGTATTAGAGGATGTAAGGAAAAAATAA
- a CDS encoding lipoprotein has translation MNKHLTIALLSISISFLFFQCKSKEIKETNEPKETIETKPEESPLVIEFTKAKEGFVTESLFQVAVSSVLPTEKEREEEAKSIAEQKSLNLLKTYTITNLSDKGKKELREISKEGKIVNKNVSVGGRYFFLYQIQKPNLKRLVTKDLE, from the coding sequence ATGAACAAACACCTAACAATTGCATTGCTATCAATTTCGATTTCTTTTCTTTTTTTTCAATGTAAATCCAAAGAAATAAAAGAAACAAATGAACCCAAAGAAACAATAGAAACCAAACCTGAAGAGTCACCACTCGTCATAGAATTTACGAAAGCAAAAGAAGGATTTGTAACGGAAAGTTTATTCCAAGTAGCAGTTTCCAGTGTTCTCCCAACAGAAAAAGAAAGAGAAGAAGAAGCTAAGTCAATTGCAGAACAAAAATCACTCAACCTACTGAAAACGTATACCATTACCAACTTATCTGACAAAGGGAAAAAGGAACTGAGAGAAATCTCAAAAGAAGGAAAAATCGTCAACAAAAACGTTTCAGTAGGTGGCAGGTACTTTTTTCTTTACCAAATCCAAAAACCTAACTTAAAACGTCTTGTGACGAAAGACTTAGAATAA
- the mpl17 gene encoding cell surface protein MPL17, which produces MNWKFVTSLFVSILIFGFVGCNESKEVQVGETMESHPIEVSIKEKSSGKYELELFLPKDFGFQIEAPHRIFLSGSEGLKVTTAELKLTGPTHPKKPEYFEYVKPLTFQVEGKGKLLMEGKLFYCNFLKNICIPAKVTKTFSI; this is translated from the coding sequence ATGAACTGGAAATTTGTAACATCTTTGTTTGTTTCGATCTTAATCTTTGGATTTGTTGGATGTAATGAGTCAAAGGAAGTCCAAGTGGGAGAAACAATGGAATCACATCCCATTGAAGTCTCCATTAAGGAAAAATCATCAGGTAAGTATGAGTTAGAATTGTTCTTACCGAAAGATTTTGGATTTCAAATCGAAGCCCCCCATAGAATTTTTTTATCAGGTTCGGAAGGACTTAAAGTAACGACTGCAGAATTAAAACTAACGGGACCAACACACCCAAAAAAACCAGAATACTTTGAATATGTAAAACCCTTAACCTTCCAAGTGGAAGGAAAAGGGAAATTGTTAATGGAAGGAAAACTATTTTATTGTAACTTTCTTAAGAATATTTGTATTCCGGCAAAAGTTACAAAAACTTTTTCCATCTAA
- a CDS encoding DNA methyltransferase, with protein sequence MAGAGRLLKDSDKIIFGEFWTAKQRQGHPIHHTVSYRASFKPELPSFFMKEFLKKKNRVVYDPFGGRGTTAIQANIEGHAAIHNDIHPLSIFLASSRQYVPKLVDLEKKLNSLDLDKEVEEDPFDVNLLPFFHPKTLKEIKNLKKYMAIDDSVEMKFISLIALSRLHGHSTGFFSVYTFPQVSIPPEAQAKNNAKKGINPEYRPIKPRIYQKMKRDLALPIPPFYHEFSKNNLYSLNSANSVPNVESESVDLIVTSPPFLDKVDYEGDNWLRHWFLDIEKSKDRKLSIFSNLNDWNEFIRSTLKESARVLKKGAYMVMEVGEVKKGNSILYLDEDVVRMAEGTGLVWNKTYVHTQSFTKLSNCWQVSNNEKGTNSNRCVVLRKVL encoded by the coding sequence ATGGCAGGAGCAGGCAGATTACTTAAAGATTCGGATAAGATTATTTTTGGTGAGTTTTGGACAGCAAAACAAAGGCAAGGACATCCAATCCATCATACCGTTAGTTATAGAGCATCTTTTAAACCAGAGCTTCCTTCTTTTTTTATGAAGGAATTTCTTAAAAAGAAAAATAGAGTCGTATACGATCCGTTTGGTGGACGTGGAACAACAGCGATCCAAGCAAATATTGAAGGTCATGCGGCGATTCACAATGACATCCATCCACTTTCAATCTTTTTAGCAAGTTCGAGACAATATGTTCCTAAACTAGTTGATTTGGAAAAAAAATTAAACTCTCTAGATTTAGACAAAGAAGTGGAAGAAGATCCTTTTGATGTCAATTTACTTCCTTTTTTCCATCCGAAAACCTTAAAAGAGATTAAAAATCTCAAAAAATATATGGCGATTGATGATTCCGTTGAAATGAAGTTCATTTCCCTTATCGCATTGTCTCGGTTACATGGTCATAGTACTGGATTTTTTTCAGTGTATACTTTCCCACAAGTATCAATCCCTCCAGAAGCTCAGGCAAAAAACAATGCCAAAAAAGGGATAAACCCGGAATACCGGCCGATCAAACCTAGAATTTACCAAAAGATGAAACGTGATTTGGCTCTGCCCATCCCACCTTTTTATCATGAATTTTCTAAGAACAATTTGTACTCTCTGAATTCGGCAAATTCTGTTCCAAATGTCGAATCAGAATCAGTGGATTTGATTGTTACCTCTCCACCTTTTTTAGATAAAGTTGACTATGAAGGGGATAATTGGTTACGCCACTGGTTTTTAGATATAGAAAAATCAAAAGACCGTAAACTCAGTATTTTTAGTAATCTCAATGATTGGAATGAGTTTATACGATCTACACTGAAAGAATCGGCACGTGTTTTAAAGAAAGGTGCTTATATGGTGATGGAAGTGGGTGAAGTCAAAAAAGGAAATTCCATTTTGTACCTCGATGAAGATGTGGTTAGGATGGCGGAAGGAACGGGTCTTGTTTGGAACAAAACCTATGTCCATACCCAAAGTTTTACAAAACTATCCAATTGTTGGCAAGTCTCCAACAACGAAAAGGGAACAAATTCGAACCGTTGTGTAGTGCTAAGGAAAGTGTTATAA
- a CDS encoding RluA family pseudouridine synthase has protein sequence MTSYRSVIRPPYTGKTVITYLTQKFPYHSLEEWEFLIAENRIKVEGEFVNGDKQLSDGDLLEYEPIPGRILEPEVDENYSILKETNEFLFVEKPGNLPMHPAGRYRTKTLLSFLETKYPKIIPVHRLDRETSGIVIFAKSEESRMWLQKKFENREVYKEYFAIVSGNFKTEQTLNGFIGKDIHSAIRKKMVYSSDEFPESKTCQTHFFPILYNEEKDMSLVLVKPITGRIHQIRASLLYLGYPILGDKMYGNRESIFLDFVNSGMTEALKEELVFDRQLLHAYSIRFVDERTNQIVHVHSNPMNEMDFYFPNWKNYVP, from the coding sequence ATGACTTCTTACCGGTCTGTCATTCGTCCACCCTATACTGGGAAAACGGTGATCACCTATCTCACACAAAAATTTCCATATCATAGTCTAGAAGAATGGGAATTTTTAATCGCTGAAAATCGCATTAAGGTAGAAGGTGAGTTTGTTAATGGCGACAAACAATTGTCAGATGGTGATCTCTTGGAATACGAACCAATTCCAGGCAGGATTCTTGAACCAGAAGTGGATGAAAATTATTCCATTCTGAAAGAAACAAATGAGTTCCTTTTTGTGGAAAAACCGGGCAATCTTCCCATGCACCCAGCCGGTCGTTATCGAACGAAAACCTTACTCAGTTTTTTGGAAACCAAATACCCAAAAATCATTCCCGTACACCGGCTAGACCGCGAAACATCTGGGATTGTCATTTTTGCAAAATCCGAAGAGAGTAGGATGTGGCTCCAGAAAAAATTTGAAAACCGAGAAGTGTATAAAGAATACTTTGCAATCGTTTCTGGAAATTTTAAAACAGAACAAACGTTAAATGGGTTTATTGGTAAAGATATTCATTCTGCGATCAGAAAAAAAATGGTGTATTCATCAGATGAATTTCCTGAATCAAAAACTTGCCAAACCCATTTTTTCCCTATTTTATACAACGAAGAGAAGGACATGAGTTTGGTTCTTGTGAAACCCATTACGGGGAGGATCCACCAAATCCGTGCCAGTTTATTGTATTTGGGTTATCCTATCCTGGGTGATAAAATGTATGGAAACAGGGAATCAATCTTTTTAGATTTTGTTAATTCTGGAATGACTGAAGCTTTAAAAGAAGAGTTGGTTTTTGATAGGCAGTTGTTACATGCATATAGCATACGTTTTGTGGACGAAAGAACAAACCAAATAGTACATGTTCATTCGAATCCAATGAATGAAATGGATTTTTACTTCCCCAATTGGAAAAACTATGTCCCATAG
- a CDS encoding PilZ domain-containing protein — protein sequence MDKEIKDPEGILKVITALFGKLPAYIVNSEKEFPVKIIALKNKALIINTNLKFPTRERILTVVHNGSKFLAHFNLAGGDGNGIEILTPVKIQIATASRQGTRVEASQIQTGMVVTNIINVNDVSKAIGFDDKKVDAILLAYRTKLAKAFPLSSIFFAGRMDNRLRLMHHYDKDIFIVDRKEKSTASPAFFPFDEYLRIFDNSKIPDNYISEICVPIKYKGYVHLGYVQVLSEKPLEFEVYKQIQTFANAVSRDIINTGVFQESRDVCQVMDLSMGGISFIHAPSRSFSRSVTLNGTILFDLNLEAGKKVTIRGIIKNIRNQETNFRVGCQFYNLTEKDTETLEDFLNVGKEEVPNPEEQEAQENASSDGNEGEQNEENFDSTSTTSEGESSQTVLEEGSEADPFANHMEDNFTENPEEPN from the coding sequence ATGGATAAAGAAATCAAAGACCCTGAAGGTATTTTGAAGGTAATTACTGCTTTATTTGGAAAATTACCTGCTTATATCGTAAACTCAGAAAAAGAATTTCCAGTCAAAATCATTGCCCTCAAAAACAAAGCACTCATCATCAACACCAATCTAAAGTTTCCAACACGGGAACGTATTCTTACTGTTGTACATAATGGAAGCAAATTTTTAGCACATTTTAATTTGGCAGGTGGAGATGGGAATGGAATTGAAATTCTAACACCTGTTAAAATACAAATTGCTACAGCATCTAGACAGGGAACAAGGGTTGAAGCAAGCCAAATCCAAACTGGGATGGTTGTTACCAATATAATCAATGTTAACGATGTATCCAAAGCCATTGGTTTTGATGATAAAAAAGTGGATGCTATTTTACTTGCATACCGTACGAAACTGGCTAAAGCTTTCCCACTTTCTTCCATTTTTTTTGCAGGGAGAATGGACAACCGTCTTCGTCTAATGCACCATTATGACAAAGATATCTTCATAGTAGACCGAAAAGAAAAATCAACAGCCTCACCAGCTTTTTTTCCGTTTGATGAGTATCTACGGATTTTCGATAATTCCAAAATCCCTGACAATTATATTTCAGAGATTTGTGTTCCCATCAAATACAAAGGATATGTTCACTTAGGGTATGTACAGGTGTTATCCGAAAAACCACTTGAGTTTGAAGTGTACAAACAAATCCAAACATTTGCGAATGCAGTGAGTCGCGATATCATTAACACTGGTGTATTCCAAGAATCTAGAGATGTCTGCCAGGTAATGGACTTAAGTATGGGAGGGATTAGTTTTATCCATGCTCCTTCCCGTTCTTTTTCTAGGTCTGTTACTTTAAATGGTACCATCCTTTTTGATTTGAACTTAGAAGCTGGCAAAAAAGTAACTATCCGTGGTATCATTAAAAATATTAGAAACCAGGAAACAAACTTTCGGGTTGGTTGCCAGTTCTACAACCTAACAGAAAAAGATACAGAGACTCTCGAAGATTTTTTAAATGTTGGAAAAGAAGAAGTTCCGAACCCTGAAGAACAAGAAGCACAAGAAAATGCAAGTTCTGATGGAAACGAAGGGGAACAAAATGAAGAGAATTTTGATTCCACATCGACTACTTCTGAAGGTGAAAGTTCACAAACAGTATTGGAAGAAGGTTCTGAGGCAGATCCATTTGCCAATCATATGGAAGACAATTTTACAGAGAATCCAGAAGAACCTAATTAA
- a CDS encoding alpha-hydroxy-acid oxidizing protein, whose translation MKSVEGKTILIIGGGLLQVPIIQTAKTMRLHTVVADMNPTSIGFQIADETILMSTKDVEGMVREAKKFSQKNTIHGVITAGTDASMTVAAVASALQLPGIRFVDAEAASNKVKMRKRLKEFGLPIPRFAPVWSMQDAKDALDELTFPLVMKPADNMGARGVIKVTNRDDLQVAFRHAKRFCPTGELILEEYMEGPELSVDALAFQGQIHMTGIADRIIEREPYFIEVGHNMPSAMPKDVLDEVERVMAGGMRALGIHLGAGKGDIKVTKDGVKIGEIAARLSGGFMSAFTYPLSTGVNLNRAALLISLGETPDNLEPVVNRVSIERSLLSKPGKLISISGVEEIKKIEGVSEVFLQSKPGDIIKEPTNNIDKSGHVIIVSDSLKEAELVFEKVKQTIVFEVDEQFSITEKEIGDQARIRFGKEICWVCKVCDGKNCASGIPGMGGVGLMETFQDNYEALSEFKILPGYIREHVSPEIHTKFLGYDLKTPIMAAPMTGVGTNMNFVMTDADYALTVVRSFSQNGSLAWLGDGASPEKYKIMLEALKKVSGKGILICKPREDESLLLERFLQAEADGVFAIGMDIDAVNFKTMVQKNLSSVTRPLEKLIRLREKTKLPFILKGIMNEEDAKLAVEGGFSAIVVSNHGGRVLDGMPGTARVLPKIAEAVNGKIPVLVDGGIRSGMDVFKMLALGASSVLVGRPVAISLVGGEDAGIRFLLQKYSEELKQSMSVTGAKTLVDIKRSMLLHKLHG comes from the coding sequence TTGAAATCAGTTGAAGGAAAAACAATCCTCATCATAGGAGGAGGGTTGTTACAGGTTCCCATCATCCAAACAGCAAAAACAATGCGTTTGCATACAGTTGTTGCTGATATGAATCCCACTTCGATAGGATTCCAAATTGCTGACGAAACCATCCTCATGTCCACAAAGGATGTGGAAGGTATGGTACGTGAAGCCAAGAAGTTTTCCCAAAAAAATACAATCCATGGTGTGATCACCGCAGGAACAGATGCGAGTATGACAGTAGCCGCTGTTGCCTCTGCCTTACAACTTCCTGGCATTCGATTTGTTGATGCAGAAGCAGCATCCAATAAAGTAAAGATGCGAAAACGTCTGAAAGAATTTGGACTTCCCATTCCTCGTTTTGCTCCAGTTTGGTCGATGCAGGACGCAAAAGATGCGTTAGATGAGTTGACCTTTCCTCTTGTAATGAAACCAGCTGATAATATGGGAGCACGAGGTGTGATTAAGGTCACAAACCGTGATGACTTACAAGTTGCTTTCCGTCATGCAAAGAGGTTTTGCCCCACAGGTGAATTGATTTTAGAAGAATATATGGAAGGGCCAGAACTTTCAGTGGATGCTTTAGCATTCCAAGGCCAAATTCATATGACAGGGATTGCCGATCGGATCATTGAAAGGGAACCATATTTTATCGAAGTCGGACATAACATGCCTTCGGCGATGCCAAAAGATGTCTTAGATGAAGTGGAACGTGTGATGGCGGGAGGAATGAGGGCACTCGGAATCCATTTAGGTGCTGGGAAAGGTGATATCAAGGTTACAAAAGACGGTGTAAAAATTGGTGAGATTGCTGCAAGGCTTTCTGGTGGTTTTATGTCAGCATTCACCTATCCATTGTCTACAGGAGTGAATCTCAACCGCGCTGCACTACTCATTTCACTTGGTGAAACTCCCGACAATCTAGAGCCAGTCGTGAATCGAGTTTCCATTGAAAGATCCTTACTCTCCAAACCTGGAAAACTCATCTCTATCAGTGGTGTTGAGGAAATCAAAAAAATTGAAGGGGTTTCTGAAGTTTTCCTTCAGTCCAAACCTGGAGATATTATTAAAGAACCGACAAATAACATTGATAAGTCGGGTCATGTGATCATCGTCTCAGACAGTTTAAAAGAAGCAGAACTTGTATTTGAGAAAGTAAAACAAACCATCGTATTTGAAGTTGATGAACAATTTTCGATTACGGAAAAAGAAATTGGAGACCAAGCTCGGATTCGATTTGGAAAAGAAATCTGTTGGGTCTGTAAAGTATGTGATGGGAAAAATTGTGCGTCTGGGATACCTGGAATGGGTGGTGTTGGCCTTATGGAAACATTTCAGGACAATTATGAAGCCCTTTCCGAATTTAAAATCCTACCAGGTTATATCAGGGAACATGTAAGTCCTGAAATACATACAAAGTTTTTGGGTTATGATTTAAAAACTCCCATCATGGCAGCACCTATGACAGGTGTGGGCACCAATATGAATTTTGTCATGACCGACGCAGATTATGCTTTAACTGTTGTTCGGTCCTTCTCGCAAAATGGAAGCCTTGCTTGGCTTGGTGATGGAGCTTCTCCTGAAAAATACAAAATCATGTTAGAAGCACTTAAAAAAGTTTCTGGAAAAGGAATTCTCATTTGTAAACCAAGGGAAGATGAATCTTTACTCCTCGAACGTTTTTTACAAGCAGAAGCGGACGGAGTGTTCGCCATCGGTATGGACATCGATGCTGTGAATTTTAAAACAATGGTACAGAAAAATTTATCGAGTGTAACGAGACCTTTGGAAAAACTCATAAGGCTCCGTGAAAAAACAAAACTACCTTTTATCTTAAAAGGGATCATGAATGAGGAAGATGCTAAATTAGCAGTGGAAGGTGGATTTTCTGCTATTGTAGTATCGAACCATGGTGGTCGAGTTTTGGATGGAATGCCAGGAACTGCCAGGGTATTACCCAAAATTGCAGAAGCCGTCAATGGAAAAATCCCAGTCCTTGTGGATGGGGGAATTCGTTCTGGTATGGATGTGTTCAAAATGTTGGCCCTTGGAGCATCCTCTGTTCTTGTCGGAAGACCAGTTGCCATTTCACTTGTTGGTGGGGAAGACGCAGGGATACGATTTCTTTTACAAAAATATTCGGAAGAACTAAAACAGTCAATGAGTGTGACAGGTGCAAAAACTTTAGTGGACATTAAGCGCTCTATGTTGCTTCATAAACTACACGGTTGA
- the mnmA gene encoding tRNA 2-thiouridine(34) synthase MnmA, producing the protein MKEKEKIIVAMSGGVDSAVAAGLLMEEGYDVIGVNLRTWEYEAPACDTTKKSCCSPEDIRDARDVGLSLNIPFYVIKMEKVFGERVIDRFISDYKDGRTPNPCVECNTFVKFGALFEQAKKLGIDKIATGHYARVIEVNGRYAIRNAVDMKKNQAYYLYGLSQENIKNTVFPLGEMDKSQVREIAKRMGLPVAEKPESQEICFIPENDYRSFLKKKGMEFTPGFFKLASGQIIGKHQGKEGFTIGQRKGLGIAWKNPLYVLSIEDDGTVILGEEEETVSESFVLEEITYQALTPLLPGQSLEMKVQIRYRSAPVHCKVTSLGDTWKVEFLEDVKSVTPGQSATFYPTNGDYLYAGGIIQKGSITRKVKSNIEVSRESVPI; encoded by the coding sequence GTGAAAGAAAAAGAAAAAATCATAGTGGCGATGAGTGGTGGCGTAGACAGTGCTGTTGCAGCGGGACTTCTTATGGAAGAAGGTTACGATGTCATTGGTGTCAACCTTAGAACTTGGGAATACGAAGCACCTGCTTGTGATACCACTAAAAAATCCTGTTGTTCCCCTGAAGACATCCGGGATGCCCGTGATGTTGGTCTTTCCTTAAACATTCCGTTTTACGTCATCAAAATGGAAAAGGTATTTGGAGAACGTGTTATCGATCGATTTATCAGTGATTATAAAGATGGCCGAACCCCAAATCCTTGTGTAGAATGTAACACCTTTGTGAAGTTTGGTGCTTTATTTGAACAAGCCAAAAAATTAGGAATTGATAAAATCGCCACTGGCCATTATGCACGAGTCATCGAAGTAAACGGTCGTTATGCGATCCGTAATGCTGTCGATATGAAGAAAAACCAGGCGTACTACCTGTACGGTTTGTCCCAAGAAAATATTAAAAATACAGTTTTTCCATTAGGTGAGATGGACAAATCACAAGTCCGAGAAATTGCCAAACGGATGGGTCTCCCTGTTGCCGAAAAACCAGAATCTCAAGAAATTTGTTTTATCCCTGAAAATGATTACAGATCCTTCCTTAAAAAAAAGGGAATGGAGTTTACCCCTGGATTTTTTAAATTAGCTTCAGGACAAATCATTGGTAAACACCAAGGAAAAGAAGGATTCACCATTGGCCAAAGAAAAGGCCTTGGGATCGCTTGGAAAAATCCTCTCTATGTACTTTCCATTGAAGATGATGGGACTGTCATTTTAGGAGAAGAAGAAGAAACAGTTTCTGAATCTTTTGTCTTGGAAGAAATCACTTACCAAGCATTAACTCCTTTGTTACCTGGACAATCCCTCGAAATGAAGGTGCAAATCAGGTATAGAAGTGCACCTGTTCATTGTAAGGTGACTTCACTTGGTGATACTTGGAAAGTTGAATTTTTAGAAGACGTAAAAAGTGTTACACCCGGTCAATCTGCAACGTTTTATCCAACAAATGGAGATTATCTTTATGCAGGTGGTATCATCCAAAAAGGTTCCATCACACGTAAAGTGAAATCAAACATTGAAGTATCTAGGGAGAGTGTTCCCATTTGA